A window of Flavobacterium flavigenum contains these coding sequences:
- a CDS encoding GH3 auxin-responsive promoter family protein: MPLSIINSFASWVLKQRIHQIELFLKYPNEVQEELLHNLLTASENTIIGKQYDFASISSYKTFAERVPVSGYEELQPLIERTRQGEQGVFWESPIKWFAKSSGTTNAKSKFIPVSSEALEDCHYKGSKDLLCMYLNNNEDSQLFVGKSLRLGGSSQIYENNNTFFGDLSAILIENMPIWAEFSSTPSSKTSLMTEWESKITAIINETKNENVTSFAGVPSWMLVLMNRVLENTGKGNLLELWPNLEVYFHGGVSFSPYKEQYKKILPSKDFKYYEIYNASEGFFAIQDLNNSSDLLLMLDYGIFYEFIPMDTYGTPDQKVIRLADVELNKNYAIVITTNSGLWRYLIGDTVRFTSLNPYRIRVTGRTKHHINVFGEELMVENTDQAIAKACEITKTEVIDYTVAPIFMQDKEKGAHEWMIEFKQKPADVGLFQKVLDETLQTLNSDYEAKRYNNMTLNPLVINVARENLFYDWLKERDKLGGQHKIPRLSNQRDYLEQLKGM, from the coding sequence ATGCCTCTATCCATAATAAATTCTTTTGCATCCTGGGTTCTCAAACAAAGAATACATCAAATTGAACTTTTTTTAAAATATCCAAATGAGGTTCAGGAAGAGCTGCTGCATAATTTATTGACCGCTTCAGAAAATACGATTATTGGAAAACAATATGATTTTGCTTCAATAAGCTCTTATAAAACCTTTGCTGAAAGAGTTCCGGTTTCTGGTTACGAAGAATTACAGCCTCTAATTGAGCGTACACGACAGGGAGAACAGGGTGTTTTTTGGGAAAGTCCTATAAAATGGTTTGCCAAATCGAGCGGAACTACCAATGCTAAAAGTAAATTTATTCCGGTAAGCAGTGAAGCCCTTGAAGACTGTCACTACAAAGGAAGTAAGGATCTACTTTGTATGTATCTGAATAACAACGAAGATTCACAGCTGTTTGTAGGAAAGAGTCTTCGCTTAGGAGGAAGTTCCCAGATTTACGAAAACAACAATACTTTTTTTGGCGATTTATCAGCAATATTGATTGAAAATATGCCTATTTGGGCCGAATTCAGCAGTACACCAAGCAGCAAGACTTCGCTAATGACCGAATGGGAAAGTAAAATTACAGCTATCATCAATGAAACCAAAAATGAAAATGTAACCAGTTTTGCCGGAGTTCCGTCGTGGATGCTGGTTCTGATGAACAGGGTTTTAGAAAACACTGGAAAAGGAAACTTATTGGAGCTTTGGCCGAATCTTGAAGTGTATTTTCACGGTGGGGTAAGTTTTTCTCCTTATAAAGAACAATACAAGAAAATCCTGCCGAGCAAGGATTTTAAATACTACGAAATATACAACGCCTCCGAAGGCTTTTTTGCCATTCAGGATCTGAACAATTCCAGTGATCTATTGCTAATGCTGGATTACGGCATTTTCTACGAATTTATTCCGATGGACACTTACGGAACGCCGGATCAAAAAGTAATCCGTTTGGCCGATGTCGAACTGAATAAAAACTACGCTATCGTTATTACCACCAATTCCGGATTATGGCGTTATTTGATTGGCGATACGGTTCGTTTTACTTCTTTAAATCCATACAGAATAAGGGTTACAGGAAGAACCAAACATCATATCAATGTTTTTGGTGAAGAACTGATGGTCGAAAATACGGATCAGGCGATTGCCAAAGCCTGCGAAATCACCAAAACCGAAGTCATTGATTACACTGTTGCCCCAATTTTTATGCAGGACAAAGAAAAAGGCGCCCACGAATGGATGATCGAATTCAAACAAAAACCGGCTGATGTTGGTCTCTTCCAAAAAGTTCTGGATGAAACTTTACAGACTTTAAACTCTGATTACGAAGCGAAACGCTACAACAATATGACGTTAAATCCTTTGGTGATTAATGTTGCAAGAGAAAATTTATTTTATGACTGGCTGAAGGAACGTGATAAATTAGGCGGGCAGCATAAGATTCCGAGGCTTTCGAATCAGAGGGATTATTTGGAGCAGTTGAAGGGGATGTAG
- a CDS encoding DUF2797 domain-containing protein produces the protein MTYEGVLTKMQTEFGAPIQYYLVFEDSFLNMNQLLNKEIEINFAGYQCLNCCKKKKIFRQGFCYDCFYSSPAVGDWIMRPELSTAHLGIADRDLEYEQKVQLQPHVVYLAVASEIKVGVTRKTQIPTRWIDQGASQAIAIVEVPNRYLAGITEVALKNHYTDKTNWRKMLQNPTETFDLIAEKVKVQNLIPNEAKEYFYSQKEDVYNLHYPVLHYPAKVASLNLDKTPSFQGKLMGIKGQYLIFENGTVFNIRGSEGYLVTINV, from the coding sequence ATGACCTACGAAGGAGTACTTACAAAAATGCAAACCGAATTCGGTGCCCCAATTCAATATTATCTGGTTTTCGAAGATAGTTTTTTAAACATGAATCAGTTATTGAATAAGGAAATCGAAATTAATTTTGCAGGTTACCAGTGTTTGAATTGCTGTAAAAAGAAAAAAATATTCCGTCAGGGATTTTGTTATGATTGTTTTTATTCAAGTCCAGCAGTGGGTGACTGGATTATGAGACCAGAACTCAGCACGGCACATTTAGGAATCGCAGACCGTGATTTAGAATATGAACAAAAAGTTCAATTGCAGCCTCATGTGGTTTATCTGGCTGTAGCAAGCGAAATAAAAGTGGGCGTCACCCGTAAAACACAAATACCGACCAGATGGATAGATCAGGGGGCAAGTCAGGCAATTGCTATAGTTGAGGTTCCGAATCGATATCTGGCAGGAATTACAGAGGTTGCTTTAAAAAATCATTATACTGACAAAACAAATTGGAGAAAAATGCTCCAAAATCCAACAGAGACTTTCGACTTAATTGCTGAGAAAGTTAAAGTCCAAAATCTGATTCCGAATGAAGCTAAGGAATACTTTTACAGCCAAAAAGAAGATGTGTACAATTTGCATTATCCGGTTTTACATTATCCGGCAAAAGTTGCAAGTTTAAATTTGGACAAAACACCTTCTTTTCAGGGAAAATTAATGGGTATAAAGGGACAATACTTAATTTTTGAAAATGGTACTGTTTTTAATATCCGCGGTTCCGAAGGTTATTTGGTTACAATAAACGTCTAG
- a CDS encoding glycosyltransferase family 9 protein: protein MGILGKINVLRRALMRTLTKNIGKSNAEQSITLVNKNEIKRILICRPNARLGNLLLITPFVQELEEMFPNCKIDLFVKGFLAPIIFENYDCVDRIIKLPKKPFSNLFQYFKVWVSLKKYKYDIAINVDQGSSSGRLGVKFSNSKFKFFGDLPFSANLYHGDYTHIAKYPIYHLRDYLTKLGFEKREDPIAPLDLKLTPVEIVEGKKKLNTLVKNYKKTICIFTYATGPKCLSEAWWENFYTSLKSEYKNCNIIEILPIENVSQIGFKVPTFYSKDIREIGSVISNADLFIGADSGIMHLSSAVHTPTVGLFSVSNLKKYEPYDNNSFGIDVNSFSEKEYFKIFSTILDNGKSGIYSKAI from the coding sequence ATGGGAATTTTAGGTAAAATAAATGTTTTGAGACGTGCATTAATGCGAACTCTGACAAAGAATATTGGAAAATCAAATGCAGAACAAAGCATCACTCTGGTCAACAAAAACGAAATTAAAAGAATTTTAATTTGCAGACCCAATGCCAGATTAGGAAATCTTTTACTGATTACACCTTTTGTTCAGGAATTAGAGGAAATGTTTCCAAATTGTAAAATTGATTTGTTTGTAAAAGGTTTTTTGGCTCCGATTATTTTTGAGAATTATGATTGTGTAGACAGGATAATAAAATTGCCTAAAAAGCCTTTCAGTAATCTTTTTCAATATTTTAAAGTCTGGGTTTCTTTGAAAAAGTATAAATACGATATTGCTATAAATGTAGATCAGGGTTCTTCCTCTGGGCGTCTTGGAGTCAAATTCTCTAATTCTAAATTTAAGTTTTTTGGTGATTTGCCTTTTTCGGCTAATTTATATCATGGTGATTATACCCACATTGCTAAATACCCTATTTATCATTTACGGGATTATTTAACCAAATTAGGATTTGAGAAAAGAGAAGATCCTATTGCACCTTTAGATCTTAAATTAACGCCTGTTGAAATTGTTGAAGGAAAGAAAAAATTGAATACTCTGGTGAAGAATTATAAAAAAACGATCTGCATATTTACTTACGCTACAGGTCCAAAATGCTTATCAGAAGCCTGGTGGGAAAATTTTTATACCAGTTTAAAATCCGAATATAAAAATTGTAATATTATCGAAATCCTCCCAATAGAAAACGTTTCTCAGATTGGTTTTAAAGTGCCAACATTTTATAGTAAAGATATTCGCGAAATTGGATCTGTAATTTCAAATGCTGATTTGTTCATAGGGGCTGACAGCGGAATCATGCATCTTTCGAGCGCTGTCCATACTCCGACAGTAGGGCTTTTTTCAGTTTCAAACTTAAAGAAATATGAACCTTATGACAATAATAGTTTTGGAATAGATGTAAATAGCTTTTCTGAAAAAGAATATTTTAAAATTTTCAGCACTATTTTAGACAATGGAAAATCAGGAATCTATTCTAAAGCAATTTAA
- a CDS encoding AsmA-like C-terminal region-containing protein, protein MLKKILKITGIVLVVLVAALFAVPYLFKDQIKAKIAEAINKSVDAKVSFADADLSLFKNFPNASVSIEKLLIINKAPFEGDTLVSLGELDLKMSIKELFKGKEEPLNIEGISSQNGLINIIFNKDGVGNFDIALKDEKETKSDGKSDPLSLKIQNYKIENFTFRYIDQGSKIKMVIDSLNHEGTGDFTNSKLDLTTKSTANVSLDMDKMNYLKNVKLTLDAVLGIDLEQSKYTFKENKALINQLPLEFDGFIQMAEKAQIYDLKFKTPTSSFTNFLGLIPSAYAASLDGVKTTGDFTVVGFAKGELTDTTVPKFNIAIASNNASFQYPNLPKSVQNIVIDTKIINETGILNDTYVNLDKLSFRIDQDIFSAKANVKNVTVNPIVDAALKGTINLANLSKAYPIKLDKPLAGILKADVTTNFDMASVEKSQYQNIKNAGTMSLSGFKYTDENNKSMNISTAMVEFNPSKINLKQFNATTGRSDIAINGILENFYGFMFKKQELKGNFNMSSNQLAVDDFMTSGEPAKATTAGGEAKTETKTAAKPADAMKIPAFLNCTLNAKANTVLYDNLKLTAVSGKLIIKDEKATLENFKTSIFGGTIGLSGAVSTKTKVPTFDMNLGFNQVDIAQTFTQLDMMKKIAPIAGIINGKLNSTIKLNGNLDAKELTPNLASISGDLLGQLLSTTVNAKNSTLLNSLSSKVNFIDVNKLNLNDLKMALSFEDGKVKVKPFDIKYQDIKVTVDGTHGFDQTMNYNLKLDVPAKYLGKEANAFLSKLSPADAAKLENIPISGLITGNFSNPKVAIDTKTAVNNLTSQVVSQQKEKLTQKGAAALNDLLNKNSKSKDTTKTDAENKAKTNEEVKAKASDLLNGLFKKKK, encoded by the coding sequence ATGTTAAAGAAAATTTTAAAAATCACAGGAATTGTACTTGTAGTTCTGGTTGCTGCACTATTTGCTGTTCCGTATCTTTTCAAAGATCAGATTAAAGCTAAAATTGCTGAAGCCATCAACAAAAGCGTCGATGCAAAAGTAAGTTTTGCTGACGCAGATTTAAGTTTGTTTAAAAACTTTCCAAACGCCAGTGTTTCGATTGAAAAGCTATTGATCATCAACAAAGCCCCTTTTGAAGGAGATACTTTGGTTTCACTAGGGGAGCTGGATTTAAAAATGAGCATTAAAGAACTTTTTAAAGGAAAAGAAGAACCGTTAAACATTGAGGGAATCAGTTCTCAAAATGGTTTAATTAATATTATTTTCAACAAAGATGGAGTTGGAAATTTTGATATTGCTTTGAAAGACGAAAAAGAAACCAAATCAGATGGCAAAAGCGATCCTCTTTCTTTAAAAATACAGAATTATAAAATTGAAAATTTCACTTTCAGATATATCGATCAGGGCTCAAAAATAAAAATGGTAATCGACAGCCTGAATCATGAAGGGACAGGAGATTTTACCAATTCAAAACTTGATCTGACTACAAAATCTACAGCCAACGTTTCTTTGGACATGGATAAAATGAATTATCTTAAAAATGTAAAACTGACTCTGGATGCTGTTTTAGGAATTGATTTAGAGCAAAGCAAATACACTTTTAAAGAAAACAAAGCTTTAATCAATCAGTTACCTTTAGAATTTGACGGTTTTATTCAAATGGCTGAAAAAGCACAGATTTATGATTTGAAATTCAAAACCCCAACATCATCGTTTACCAATTTCCTGGGATTAATTCCTTCAGCTTATGCTGCAAGTCTTGATGGCGTTAAAACAACCGGGGATTTTACCGTTGTTGGTTTTGCAAAAGGAGAACTGACTGACACAACGGTTCCAAAATTCAATATTGCGATTGCATCAAACAATGCTTCATTCCAATATCCTAACTTACCAAAATCAGTTCAGAATATCGTAATTGATACCAAAATCATCAATGAAACCGGTATCCTAAATGACACTTATGTAAATCTGGACAAACTTTCGTTTAGAATTGACCAGGATATTTTCAGCGCAAAAGCGAATGTAAAAAACGTAACCGTAAATCCTATTGTTGATGCGGCTTTAAAAGGAACGATCAATCTGGCAAATCTTTCAAAAGCATATCCAATTAAACTGGACAAACCTTTGGCAGGTATTTTAAAAGCGGATGTAACGACGAACTTTGATATGGCATCCGTAGAAAAAAGCCAGTATCAAAACATCAAAAATGCCGGAACAATGAGTCTGTCCGGATTTAAATATACAGATGAGAATAACAAATCGATGAACATAAGCACAGCAATGGTGGAGTTCAACCCAAGTAAAATCAATTTAAAACAGTTTAATGCCACTACCGGAAGAAGTGATATTGCTATTAATGGGATTTTGGAAAACTTCTATGGTTTTATGTTTAAGAAACAAGAACTGAAAGGAAACTTCAATATGAGTTCAAACCAATTAGCTGTTGATGATTTTATGACTTCCGGAGAACCTGCAAAAGCTACAACTGCAGGTGGTGAAGCAAAAACTGAAACAAAAACGGCTGCAAAACCTGCAGACGCAATGAAAATTCCTGCGTTTTTAAATTGTACTTTAAATGCAAAAGCAAATACTGTTTTATATGATAATTTAAAACTGACTGCGGTTTCAGGAAAATTAATCATTAAAGATGAAAAAGCCACTTTAGAAAATTTCAAAACTTCTATTTTTGGTGGCACAATTGGCTTAAGCGGTGCTGTTTCTACAAAAACTAAAGTACCAACCTTTGACATGAATTTAGGTTTTAATCAGGTTGATATTGCTCAGACTTTTACGCAGCTGGATATGATGAAAAAAATTGCGCCAATTGCAGGAATTATTAATGGTAAGCTGAATTCGACAATTAAATTAAACGGAAATTTAGATGCGAAGGAACTGACTCCAAACTTAGCTTCCATTTCTGGTGATTTATTAGGACAACTACTTTCAACAACTGTAAATGCCAAAAATTCGACTTTATTGAATTCTTTGAGTTCGAAAGTAAATTTTATTGATGTCAATAAACTGAATTTGAATGACCTGAAAATGGCTTTATCTTTTGAAGACGGTAAAGTAAAAGTAAAACCATTTGATATTAAATATCAGGATATTAAAGTTACTGTTGACGGAACTCACGGTTTTGACCAAACCATGAATTATAATTTAAAATTAGATGTTCCTGCCAAATATTTAGGTAAGGAGGCAAATGCTTTTCTTTCTAAATTATCGCCTGCTGATGCCGCAAAACTGGAAAATATTCCAATTTCAGGTTTGATAACGGGTAATTTTTCAAACCCAAAAGTGGCTATTGATACTAAAACAGCGGTTAATAATCTTACCAGTCAGGTGGTAAGCCAACAAAAAGAAAAATTAACCCAAAAAGGTGCTGCTGCACTTAACGATTTACTCAATAAGAACAGTAAGTCAAAAGACACTACAAAAACCGATGCTGAAAATAAGGCAAAGACGAATGAAGAAGTTAAAGCTAAAGCCAGTGATTTATTGAATGGTTTGTTTAAAAAGAAAAAATAA
- a CDS encoding alpha/beta hydrolase family protein encodes MNKIILLLTVFILSFVSAQDKKEITFKESPIVLKINIDQLYGTLTVPDVSKKCPVALIIAGSGPTDRNGNNPMMKNNSLKMLAEVLAKNGIASLRYDKRGIAESKAAAPSEAGLVFENYTEDAKSWINLLKQDKRFSKIIVIGHSEGSLIGMIAGTKADKFISIAGAGDAADKILKTQISSKGMKQIEDMTFPIIDSLKNGKIVKNVDPMLNSLFRPAIQPYLISWFKYNPQTEIKKLSIPVLILQGNKDLQVTVQDAENLSKANPNSELLIIDKMNHILKVIEGDQQANFESYNNETLPISETLTSKIVSFIQK; translated from the coding sequence ATGAATAAAATAATTCTTCTTCTTACCGTTTTTATTCTAAGTTTTGTTAGTGCACAGGATAAAAAAGAAATCACATTTAAGGAATCTCCGATTGTCTTAAAAATAAATATTGATCAGTTGTACGGCACCCTGACTGTTCCGGATGTATCCAAAAAATGCCCGGTCGCCTTAATAATTGCCGGTTCAGGACCAACAGACAGAAACGGAAACAATCCTATGATGAAAAACAATTCATTAAAAATGCTAGCCGAAGTTTTAGCAAAAAACGGAATTGCATCATTACGTTATGATAAAAGAGGAATTGCTGAAAGCAAAGCTGCGGCACCTTCAGAAGCAGGTCTGGTTTTTGAAAATTATACTGAAGATGCAAAAAGCTGGATTAATTTACTAAAACAAGACAAACGTTTTTCTAAAATAATTGTAATTGGTCATAGTGAAGGATCATTAATTGGAATGATTGCCGGGACAAAAGCAGACAAATTTATCTCAATTGCCGGGGCAGGTGATGCAGCCGATAAAATTTTAAAGACACAAATTTCTTCCAAAGGAATGAAGCAGATTGAAGATATGACTTTCCCTATTATCGACAGCCTGAAAAACGGCAAAATAGTAAAGAATGTCGACCCAATGCTTAATTCGCTTTTCAGACCCGCTATCCAGCCTTACTTAATTTCGTGGTTCAAATACAATCCGCAGACCGAAATAAAGAAACTTTCGATCCCGGTTTTAATTCTGCAGGGAAACAAAGATCTGCAGGTAACCGTGCAGGATGCTGAAAATTTATCCAAAGCCAATCCAAATTCTGAATTGCTAATCATTGACAAAATGAATCATATCCTGAAAGTTATTGAAGGCGACCAGCAGGCCAATTTTGAAAGTTATAATAATGAAACACTCCCGATTTCTGAAACCCTGACTTCCAAAATAGTTTCATTTATTCAGAAATGA